A segment of the Staphylococcus ratti genome:
CGTCCACTCGCATGTAACTGAGCTACATTTCGATCTAATTGGTTCAACTCAGAACTTACAGTGTTCGCTGTCGCCTGAGATTTTTGGCTATCGCTTAATAATTGTGTACTCTTTTCAGAAAGTGTTTGAATATCATCATCTAATTTTGTTGAAAGTGTGACAAACCCGTCTTGTTGCGCTTTATCCACTTCAGGTTTTTCAGGATTTTCTTTTACCTTTTGATGCGTTTCATCTAAAGTTTGAATTAATTTACTTATATCTTTTTGATTATCAAGCAAGCCTTCTTGGCCTTTCATCATTTCAGAAATAAGGTCACTAGACGTTTTATCTAAATTATCGATTTGTTCTAGCAAGGCAGATTTGTCTGTTTTAAAGTCTTTCATGTCCTGAATCACTTCATCGACTAGCATTTCGATAATCGCATCACTGTTAATTTCTGGTGCGTCTGGTGATAAATGCTGACTTTGATAAATTTGGTAATGGTTTGCAAAACGATCTAATGCTCGTAACTGTTCATTAACATCTGCATGAATTAAACGGCCGTCTAAATGATGGTGCATTGAGATATCGACAACGCTCACACCGCTATGTTTGTCTGATGTCGTACCATGGTCTCCTGTTTGATCCGCAGCGCCAAATACAAGTTGTAAATGCATCATTTTATCTTTAAGAAACGCTTTTTCATGCGATTCTCCCGATTTTAATTTAGCTGTACCTTTCACTTCGACATCAAAAGTCTTTTTCGTTGTATCGAGTTTAACGTCTTGATCTTTAATATCATAGTTCTTTCCGTTTACTTTAATCGTACCTTCAAAAGTAAAGTTTTTATCAAGCGCCACTGAGAGTTGGTTAATGTCTTTACTTTTGATTGTTTCTTTACGTTCAATATCCACGCCTTTAGTCTTTAATGATGACGTATCTTCTGCTTTTAAATCATCGTTGTAAGCTTCTTATACAATTGGATTGTCAGGATGTTTACGATTATAACTACGCTTGAAACGATTTAATTGCTTTAAGATTTTCTGATATTCTTCTACTTTTGCATCGCTCAAACCGATTCGTGTTAAATCGCTAGGAGACATATCCGCGATATACATATCATTTTGTTGTGCTGGATCTTTTTGTATCGTAGACAACATACTTTGAACTAATTCATTACGCAGTTGTTTATTTTGATCTTTAATCTGTGAAATCGCATCATTAAGTTCTTCGTTTTCTGAAAGTTGCTTTTTCATAGATTCCGTTAGCTTCTCTTTATATTCTTTAAGCATATCATCTGTAAATGGTGACTCTTGAGACGCCACGTCTTTTTTCACTTCGTCCAGATGTGATTTAAATGCCTCTTCATAAGTGTCTTTTGAAGTTTTACTAGCATCTTGATATTGTTTTAATCCTTCATCTGTAGATTGCAATTGCTGAATATAGCTCTCTAAATCCACACTGTCTTTTTGTGACTGGTACGTATCTAACGTTTTTTCAAAATCTGACAGATATTGGGCAAACGTTTCTTGTTGATCATTTACAAGTTTGGATACCCCTTCGTTAGAAGGTAGTTGAAACGTTTTAGCATCTGAGCTTAATAATGAGCGATTATATTCTTGAATCCATTGTGTAATATCATTATTTGCCGAAATGGAATGTACCATTAAATCGGTAAAAAGCTTTGGAAAATCATTTAATGGATTCACTAAAAAGTTAGTAAATCTTTGATCCACATTGCCTTGACGTGTCATAATGTCATCTACATTTTTTTGCGCATTATGTAAGTTGTCGATAATACTAGATAAATAAATTTGAATTAAACGTTCGTTGAATTGACTTAAAAGATGTCCCACTACTTTTTCAGTTTCTCGTGCAACACTTTCATTTTGGCCGACAGCAGTTTTATATTGTATTGTCATTTGAGAAGGTGATTTTTCATCAAGTTGCATGGCTAATTTTGAAAAGTCCTTTGGAATCACAATCATCACTTGGTATTGTCCGTTTTTCAAACCGTTTTCTGCAACGTGACGTGATACCGTTTCAAAATCATGCGAATCCTCATGAGAAAGCATCTTCACAAAAGGTTTCCCGAGCTCGACTTTGCTGCCGTTATACATCGTCGTTTGATCCTCATTAACAATAGCAATTTTGACATTTTTATTTTCTTTACTCTTATTTGCTTGGTCTATGTTTTCTTTAGTTTCTTTATTTTGCGTCATAATGACTAAGGCTAAAATGACTGATACTAATAGAAAAACTGTTAATGCACCAATAATCCATTTCTTCTTTTTCATTCTTGTTGATCCTCTCATTTTTCCCGCTTAATAAAATAAAAAGTGAGACAAATTTCAAATGTTTTATTTGATCTATGTCTCACTGTAAAAAGCCTTTTAATCCTTTTCCATTATTATGAATTTTTAAAGGCACAAAGTGCGATATGATGCAAAATCTATTGCAGTCATATACACACCATCAACGATGTCTTAACGTAATTAGTGTAAGCCAAAGTTGTTTGATAATTGTTGGTCTTGCTCTTGTACAGCATCAGCTGTGCTATTTAATTGTTGCTTGATTTCTTCTAATAATTGAGCAAACTTTTCAACTTTAGGTGTTAATTGTTGGAATTGCTCTTCAAAGCGATTAAATGCTTGACCTTCCCAGTTTGAAGCAATTTCACCTTGAGCACGTGTCAATTCAGATAAAATTTGTTGAATTTGTTCAGACCCGTTCCCATAAGCTTGTGACTTTGCTCTGATTTCCTCAGGACTCATTTTAATCATTGCCATAATAAATAACCTCCTAGATGTTTTGGTTGAATTACATTGTTGAAAATTAGACGTAAAAAAATTGATTATTTTTTTTATACTCAATCTTCCTATTTAGAATACAAAAATCTATTCTTGATGTAAATAGTTTGTTTTAACTTACTTTAATCTTTTCAGTTTGAAAATGTAACTCATCCTATAATTACGTAAAAGTAGCGTGTCTAACTTCATTTTCTACTTAATATATAAATTACCATTCCACTTTTTATTATTTTTGTGTATACTAACATTAAATTCATAGAGAAGGAACTGCGTTACAACATGAGTAATTATTTTTATAAATGTATCACAACTTTTTCGACACTTACATTACTGGGAACAACAATGCTTGATACGTCAGCAGACGCATCATTGAAAGAAGATCAAAAAAGCCATCCTAACGCCACTTTTAATGTGCGCCAAGATGGTACATACACTTATCATTACGGTACTCACGACTCCAATGCTAATTCATTTAAAAATTCAAACAGCACGCAAACTACACCACACACGCCTTATAGACAACAAGGACATGCGACGGATAAATATTGGAATAGCGATGCCCCTTCAACGCCAGCAAGGAGCGCCACATCTCAAAACATCCCTACTACAATAGCACCACCACCTTCTTTACCTAGCGAAAATGCAGCGGCGCCATCCGAAGCACCGAGCAAGAAAGCTTTTAAAAGAGATGCACGCGGACTTATTACGTCCATTAATACAGATACGTTATACGACGAATTACAAATTCTTAACTTTAACGAAGAAGCACGAACAGAAGATGGGAAACCCCTTGCGTTAGGTAATGGGAAAATCATTGACCAGCCGATTTATACAAATAAAAATAATCTCTATACCGCTGGACAATGTACTTGGTATGTATTTAGCAAACGTGCTCAAGCAGGTAAAACGATAAGTACTTTCTGGGGTGATGCGCGTCATTGGGCGGCTAAAGCTGCAAGCGAAGGATTTACCGTCGACAAAACACCTAAAGTCGGCGCTATCATGCAAAATTATGAAGGGCCTTATGGCCACGTCGCTTACGTCGAACGCGTCAACTTAGATGGCAGTATTTTAATTTCAGAGATGAACTACATTGCGCCATACATCACATCAACACGTACTATTCCTGCAAGCGCCGTCCGTTCACACAATTACATTCATTAAATTAAAAAAGCCCATGAAAATTGTGCTTTTGACACAACTTTCATGGGACCTCTGTTATTTTTCGGCTTATACTAAAGCCGTATTTTCTTTTTCCAAAATCATTTGTTCTATTTGGTTTTTCTCATTCATCACTGCTACTTTAGGGGCATGATGGATAAGCTCTTGTTCGTTTAACTGGACATACGTCATAATAATCACAACATCATCCACTTCTACAAGTCTTGAAGCCGCACCATTCAAGCAAATCTTACCGCTTCCTCTTTCTCCAGCAATCACATACGTTTCAAAACG
Coding sequences within it:
- a CDS encoding CHAP domain-containing protein is translated as MSNYFYKCITTFSTLTLLGTTMLDTSADASLKEDQKSHPNATFNVRQDGTYTYHYGTHDSNANSFKNSNSTQTTPHTPYRQQGHATDKYWNSDAPSTPARSATSQNIPTTIAPPPSLPSENAAAPSEAPSKKAFKRDARGLITSINTDTLYDELQILNFNEEARTEDGKPLALGNGKIIDQPIYTNKNNLYTAGQCTWYVFSKRAQAGKTISTFWGDARHWAAKAASEGFTVDKTPKVGAIMQNYEGPYGHVAYVERVNLDGSILISEMNYIAPYITSTRTIPASAVRSHNYIH
- a CDS encoding WXG100 family type VII secretion target produces the protein MAMIKMSPEEIRAKSQAYGNGSEQIQQILSELTRAQGEIASNWEGQAFNRFEEQFQQLTPKVEKFAQLLEEIKQQLNSTADAVQEQDQQLSNNFGLH
- the panD gene encoding aspartate 1-decarboxylase, whose product is MIRTMMNSKIHRARVTESNLNYVGSITIDQDILDAVDILPNEKVAIVNNNNGARFETYVIAGERGSGKICLNGAASRLVEVDDVVIIMTYVQLNEQELIHHAPKVAVMNEKNQIEQMILEKENTALV